The following proteins come from a genomic window of Diorhabda carinulata isolate Delta chromosome X, icDioCari1.1, whole genome shotgun sequence:
- the LOC130902205 gene encoding PH and SEC7 domain-containing protein isoform X14: MAEELHVVLNRSENTGFGFSLLGEPGLPPIIYNILDDSPAAESGEVEVGDVILKVNETDVIRFSTKEVLKCLRLSSDPVTLKIKRDPKIKATVHKHLCDIEKTSKLPAVHTTNITSLSNSKKPEPAVHKTQNALIRHGSTTNGSCAEQEPLLHQDHHEEDQLRPFESEQNERLQWQPLAAYTNEFINKSKTHGQPKFEAYMMTGEHILNISRMPQTTTIVPKQQKKILLQMENLRYHNSHAHHLRHQQHTSVPNSPNESDLGRNATKTGPNSASTSPISANKRDQHQPSPVDSYNYVRTSRSEDQLQGQNDLYNVSVANSEADEDVTSSLNTLLDTRPDSATGNCNSDSDRIVWTYNAPISDQHKFAHALSNGSSSSHSNASPTSSSPLHSTGSPASPTSVSSSVMSSHSGSKRTPYGLSNGPTGQLPGGGDYSVSEAVSNISSPDYHDDDIVGLRDCVMEISDHSDSDSTLLVSEPRQRHVRVHNSNSMGSGNSDGSDHRIVIQVKGPDKDRHRQSDSMSTLKEDSDSYQVSNDVLQDLEHEEDGFREISNNKSSPLSSEDESDVESLHSFHYSPKAVDMPSAIRLAKRLYSLDGFKKSDVSRHLSKNNDFSRAVAEEYLKYFDFEKDTLDIALRKFLKQFSLTGETQERERVLVHFSKRYLDCNPGSFNSQDAVHTLTCAIMLLNTDIHGQNIGRKMTCNEFIENLAGLNECENFPRDVLKQLYHAIKNYPLEWALDEEPEERNSVQVQPRSTDSGNIGGNPFLEIPVMANAVEYKKGYVMRKCCYEANAKRSLCCIFLAPFHKRSWKMFYCTLRDLVLYLHKDENGFRKNQMGDNLHNAIRIHHALATKASDYTKKQYVFRLQTADQAEYLFQTSDSKELQSWIDTINFVSASFSAPPLEAAVGSQKKFQRPLLPCSHTKLSLREQLADHEERVMRLGAMLDDHRKSPPEKGSKSQVIQNYKEKETYLTYELKRYKTYSLMLRSKMSHYPELTVSLAENSIGEADETLAGAIGPSVCLLDETGGGVVAPPLPDRPSPTVNRDRKESE; this comes from the exons GTAGAAGTTGGAGatgtaattttaaaagttaacgAAACCGATGTGATACGATTTAGTACGAAAGAAG TTCTCAAATGTCTGCGATTATCTTCAGACCCAGTTACGTTGAAAATTAAACGAG atCCAAAAATCAAAGCGACGGTCCACAAACATCTTTGCGATATAGAAAAAACCTCTAAACTACCCGCTGTTCACACTactaacataacctcactttctAATTCTAAGAAACCAGAACCGGCAGTTCATAAg ACACAAAATGCTTTGATACGACATGGTTCAACAACAAATGGTAGCTGTGCGGAACAAGAACCTCTCCTTCATCAAGACCATCACGAAGAAGATCAACTGCGACCGTTTGAGAGCGAACAAAATGAACGATTACAATGGCAACCATTGGCTGCATACACCAATGAATTCATTAACAAATCGAAGACACATGGACAACCGAAATTCGAGGCATATATGATGACCGGTgaacatattttgaatatatcgAGAATGCCGCAGACTACAACCATTGTACCTAAGCAACAGAAGAAG ATTTTGTTACAGATGGAGAATCTGAGATATCACAATAGTCACGCCCATCATCTAAGGCATCAACAGCATACCTCGGTACCAAACAGTCCCAACGAATCAGATTTGGGACGTAACGCTACTAAAACTGGTCCAAATTCAGCTTCTACTTCCCCTATTAGTGCCAACAAAAGAGATCAACATCAACCGTCTCCCGTTGATTCTTACAATTACGTAAGAACAAGTAGATCAGAG GACCAACTTCAAGGTCAAAACGATCTTTACAACGTGAGCGTCGCCAATTCGGAAGCAGACGAAGATGTTACGAGCTCTCTGAACACGTTACTCGACACACGACCCGATTCCGCAACGGGGAATTGTAACAGCGACAGCGATCGCATCGTTTGGACTTACAATGCACCGATTTCCGATCAACACAAATTCGCTCATGCGCTATCGAACGGAAGTAGTTCTTCGCATAGCAACGCTTCTCCGACATCTTCGAGTCCGTTACATTCTACCGGATCTCCCGCTTCGCCTACTTCAGTGTCTTCCTCTGTGATGTCCAGCCATTCAG gatCAAAACGAACTCCATACGGTCTTTCTAATGGACCTACGGGACAACTACCGGGAGGCGGCGATTACAGTGTTTCAGAAGCGGTATCGAATATTTCCAGTCCCGATTATCATGACGATGATATAGTCGGTTTACGAGATTGCGTTATGGAAATTAGTGATCATAGTGATAGTGACAGTACTTTGTTAGTGTCAGAACCTCGACAGAGGCATGTTAGAGTACATAACAGTAATTCGATGGGTAGTGGTAATTCGGACGGTAGTGATCATCGAATTGTGATACAAGTGAAAGGACCCGATAAGGATAGACATAGACAGAGTGATAGTATGTCGACGTTGAAAGAAGATAGCGATAGTTATCAG gTATCGAATGATGTATTACAAGATTTAGAACACGAAGAAGACGGTTTTCGGGAGATATCTAATAATAAATCGTCTCCGTTATCTTCGGAAGATGAAAGTGATGTAGAAAGTCTTCATAGTTTTCACTATTCACCTAAAGCGGTCGATATGCCTTCCGCTATCAGACTTGCGAAAAGGTTGTATAGTCTCGATGGTTTTAAGAAATCTGACGTTTCTAGACATCTTAGTAAAAA taacGATTTTAGTAGAGCAGTGGCAGAAGAATAcctgaaatattttgacttcgAAAAAGATACCTTAGATATAGCTTTAAGAAAGTTCCTGAAGCAATTCTCTCTCACCGGCGAAACTCAAGAGAGGGAACGAGTTCTTGTTCATTTTTCCAAGAGATATTTAGACTGTAATCCCGGATCTTTCAATTCTCAAG ATGCCGTACACACTTTAACTTGTGCCATTATGTTGCTCAACACAGATATACACGGCCAAAATATAGGAAGGAAAATGACTTGTAACgaattcatagaaaatttaGCTGGTTTAAACGAGTGCGAAAATTTCCCGAGGgatgttttaaaacaattgtaTCACGCGATCAAAAATTATCCTCTGGAATGGGCGTT GGATGAAGAACCCGAAGAAAGAAATAGTGTACAAGTTCAACCCAGAAGTACGGATAGCGGTAACATTGGAGGTAATCCTTTCCTTGAGATACCAGTTATGGCTAATGCCGTTGAATACAAGAAAGGATATGTCATGAGGAAATGTTGTTACGAAGCTAACGCCAAAAGAA GCCTTTGCTGCATTTTTTTAGCACCGTTTCACAAACGTAGCTGGAAGATGTTTTATTGCACACTCCGAGACCTGGTGCTGTATTTACACAAGGACGAAAACGGCTTCAGGAAGAATCAGATGGGGGATAATTTACATAACGCCATCAGGATACATCATGCGTTGGCTACCAAGGCTTCGGATTATACCAAAAAACAGTACGTCTTTAGATTACAGACTGCAGATCAAGCGGAATATCTCTTTCAAACTAg TGATTCAAAGGAATTGCAATCTTGGATAGACACGATCAATTTCGTGAGTGCGAGTTTTTCAGCGCCGCCATTGGAAGCAGCCGTTGGTTCTCAGAAGAAATTCCAGAGGCCGTTGCTACCATGCAGTCACACTAAATTATCTTTG aGAGAACAACTAGCGGATCATGAGGAGAGAGTAATGAGACTGGGAGCTATGTTGGATGATCATCGGAAATCTCCACCAGAAAAAGGATCAAAATCACAAGTCATACAAAACTATAAGGAAAAGGAAACTTATCTAACTTATGAG TTGAAACGGTATAAGACTTATAGTTTGATGTTGCGTTCAAAGATGTCGCATTATCCGGAACTGACGGTCAGTTTGGCGGAAAACTCTATCGGCGAAGCGGACGAAACGCTGGCGGGCGCGATTGGACCATCTGTTTGCTTGTTGGACGAGACGGGAGGTGGCGTCGTGGCGCCCCCATTACCGGATCGCCCTTCTCCCACTGTGAATAG GGATAGGAAAGAATCCGAATAA
- the LOC130902205 gene encoding PH and SEC7 domain-containing protein isoform X16: MAEELHVVLNRSENTGFGFSLLGEPGLPPIIYNILDDSPAAESGEVEVGDVILKVNETDVIRFSTKEVLKCLRLSSDPVTLKIKRDPKIKATVHKHLCDIEKTSKLPAVHTTNITSLSNSKKPEPAVHKTQNALIRHGSTTNGSCAEQEPLLHQDHHEEDQLRPFESEQNERLQWQPLAAYTNEFINKSKTHGQPKFEAYMMTGEHILNISRMPQTTTIVPKQQKKMENLRYHNSHAHHLRHQQHTSVPNSPNESDLGRNATKTGPNSASTSPISANKRDQHQPSPVDSYNYVRTSRSEDQLQGQNDLYNVSVANSEADEDVTSSLNTLLDTRPDSATGNCNSDSDRIVWTYNAPISDQHKFAHALSNGSSSSHSNASPTSSSPLHSTGSPASPTSVSSSVMSSHSGSKRTPYGLSNGPTGQLPGGGDYSVSEAVSNISSPDYHDDDIVGLRDCVMEISDHSDSDSTLLVSEPRQRHVRVHNSNSMGSGNSDGSDHRIVIQVKGPDKDRHRQSDSMSTLKEDSDSYQVSNDVLQDLEHEEDGFREISNNKSSPLSSEDESDVESLHSFHYSPKAVDMPSAIRLAKRLYSLDGFKKSDVSRHLSKNNDFSRAVAEEYLKYFDFEKDTLDIALRKFLKQFSLTGETQERERVLVHFSKRYLDCNPGSFNSQDAVHTLTCAIMLLNTDIHGQNIGRKMTCNEFIENLAGLNECENFPRDVLKQLYHAIKNYPLEWALDEEPEERNSVQVQPRSTDSGNIGGNPFLEIPVMANAVEYKKGYVMRKCCYEANAKRSLCCIFLAPFHKRSWKMFYCTLRDLVLYLHKDENGFRKNQMGDNLHNAIRIHHALATKASDYTKKQYVFRLQTADQAEYLFQTSDSKELQSWIDTINFVSASFSAPPLEAAVGSQKKFQRPLLPCSHTKLSLREQLADHEERVMRLGAMLDDHRKSPPEKGSKSQVIQNYKEKETYLTYELKRYKTYSLMLRSKMSHYPELTVSLAENSIGEADETLAGAIGPSVCLLDETGGGVVAPPLPDRPSPTVNRDRKESE; the protein is encoded by the exons GTAGAAGTTGGAGatgtaattttaaaagttaacgAAACCGATGTGATACGATTTAGTACGAAAGAAG TTCTCAAATGTCTGCGATTATCTTCAGACCCAGTTACGTTGAAAATTAAACGAG atCCAAAAATCAAAGCGACGGTCCACAAACATCTTTGCGATATAGAAAAAACCTCTAAACTACCCGCTGTTCACACTactaacataacctcactttctAATTCTAAGAAACCAGAACCGGCAGTTCATAAg ACACAAAATGCTTTGATACGACATGGTTCAACAACAAATGGTAGCTGTGCGGAACAAGAACCTCTCCTTCATCAAGACCATCACGAAGAAGATCAACTGCGACCGTTTGAGAGCGAACAAAATGAACGATTACAATGGCAACCATTGGCTGCATACACCAATGAATTCATTAACAAATCGAAGACACATGGACAACCGAAATTCGAGGCATATATGATGACCGGTgaacatattttgaatatatcgAGAATGCCGCAGACTACAACCATTGTACCTAAGCAACAGAAGAAG ATGGAGAATCTGAGATATCACAATAGTCACGCCCATCATCTAAGGCATCAACAGCATACCTCGGTACCAAACAGTCCCAACGAATCAGATTTGGGACGTAACGCTACTAAAACTGGTCCAAATTCAGCTTCTACTTCCCCTATTAGTGCCAACAAAAGAGATCAACATCAACCGTCTCCCGTTGATTCTTACAATTACGTAAGAACAAGTAGATCAGAG GACCAACTTCAAGGTCAAAACGATCTTTACAACGTGAGCGTCGCCAATTCGGAAGCAGACGAAGATGTTACGAGCTCTCTGAACACGTTACTCGACACACGACCCGATTCCGCAACGGGGAATTGTAACAGCGACAGCGATCGCATCGTTTGGACTTACAATGCACCGATTTCCGATCAACACAAATTCGCTCATGCGCTATCGAACGGAAGTAGTTCTTCGCATAGCAACGCTTCTCCGACATCTTCGAGTCCGTTACATTCTACCGGATCTCCCGCTTCGCCTACTTCAGTGTCTTCCTCTGTGATGTCCAGCCATTCAG gatCAAAACGAACTCCATACGGTCTTTCTAATGGACCTACGGGACAACTACCGGGAGGCGGCGATTACAGTGTTTCAGAAGCGGTATCGAATATTTCCAGTCCCGATTATCATGACGATGATATAGTCGGTTTACGAGATTGCGTTATGGAAATTAGTGATCATAGTGATAGTGACAGTACTTTGTTAGTGTCAGAACCTCGACAGAGGCATGTTAGAGTACATAACAGTAATTCGATGGGTAGTGGTAATTCGGACGGTAGTGATCATCGAATTGTGATACAAGTGAAAGGACCCGATAAGGATAGACATAGACAGAGTGATAGTATGTCGACGTTGAAAGAAGATAGCGATAGTTATCAG gTATCGAATGATGTATTACAAGATTTAGAACACGAAGAAGACGGTTTTCGGGAGATATCTAATAATAAATCGTCTCCGTTATCTTCGGAAGATGAAAGTGATGTAGAAAGTCTTCATAGTTTTCACTATTCACCTAAAGCGGTCGATATGCCTTCCGCTATCAGACTTGCGAAAAGGTTGTATAGTCTCGATGGTTTTAAGAAATCTGACGTTTCTAGACATCTTAGTAAAAA taacGATTTTAGTAGAGCAGTGGCAGAAGAATAcctgaaatattttgacttcgAAAAAGATACCTTAGATATAGCTTTAAGAAAGTTCCTGAAGCAATTCTCTCTCACCGGCGAAACTCAAGAGAGGGAACGAGTTCTTGTTCATTTTTCCAAGAGATATTTAGACTGTAATCCCGGATCTTTCAATTCTCAAG ATGCCGTACACACTTTAACTTGTGCCATTATGTTGCTCAACACAGATATACACGGCCAAAATATAGGAAGGAAAATGACTTGTAACgaattcatagaaaatttaGCTGGTTTAAACGAGTGCGAAAATTTCCCGAGGgatgttttaaaacaattgtaTCACGCGATCAAAAATTATCCTCTGGAATGGGCGTT GGATGAAGAACCCGAAGAAAGAAATAGTGTACAAGTTCAACCCAGAAGTACGGATAGCGGTAACATTGGAGGTAATCCTTTCCTTGAGATACCAGTTATGGCTAATGCCGTTGAATACAAGAAAGGATATGTCATGAGGAAATGTTGTTACGAAGCTAACGCCAAAAGAA GCCTTTGCTGCATTTTTTTAGCACCGTTTCACAAACGTAGCTGGAAGATGTTTTATTGCACACTCCGAGACCTGGTGCTGTATTTACACAAGGACGAAAACGGCTTCAGGAAGAATCAGATGGGGGATAATTTACATAACGCCATCAGGATACATCATGCGTTGGCTACCAAGGCTTCGGATTATACCAAAAAACAGTACGTCTTTAGATTACAGACTGCAGATCAAGCGGAATATCTCTTTCAAACTAg TGATTCAAAGGAATTGCAATCTTGGATAGACACGATCAATTTCGTGAGTGCGAGTTTTTCAGCGCCGCCATTGGAAGCAGCCGTTGGTTCTCAGAAGAAATTCCAGAGGCCGTTGCTACCATGCAGTCACACTAAATTATCTTTG aGAGAACAACTAGCGGATCATGAGGAGAGAGTAATGAGACTGGGAGCTATGTTGGATGATCATCGGAAATCTCCACCAGAAAAAGGATCAAAATCACAAGTCATACAAAACTATAAGGAAAAGGAAACTTATCTAACTTATGAG TTGAAACGGTATAAGACTTATAGTTTGATGTTGCGTTCAAAGATGTCGCATTATCCGGAACTGACGGTCAGTTTGGCGGAAAACTCTATCGGCGAAGCGGACGAAACGCTGGCGGGCGCGATTGGACCATCTGTTTGCTTGTTGGACGAGACGGGAGGTGGCGTCGTGGCGCCCCCATTACCGGATCGCCCTTCTCCCACTGTGAATAG GGATAGGAAAGAATCCGAATAA
- the LOC130902205 gene encoding PH and SEC7 domain-containing protein isoform X19: MAEELHVVLNRSENTGFGFSLLGEPGLPPIIYNILDDSPAAESGEVEVGDVILKVNETDVIRFSTKEVLKCLRLSSDPVTLKIKRDPKIKATVHKHLCDIEKTSKLPAVHTTNITSLSNSKKPEPAVHKTQNALIRHGSTTNGSCAEQEPLLHQDHHEEDQLRPFESEQNERLQWQPLAAYTNEFINKSKTHGQPKFEAYMMTGEHILNISRMPQTTTIVPKQQKKMENLRYHNSHAHHLRHQQHTSVPNSPNESDLGRNATKTGPNSASTSPISANKRDQHQPSPVDSYNYVRTSRSEDQLQGQNDLYNVSVANSEADEDVTSSLNTLLDTRPDSATGNCNSDSDRIVWTYNAPISDQHKFAHALSNGSSSSHSNASPTSSSPLHSTGSPASPTSVSSSVMSSHSGISGSKRTPYGLSNGPTGQLPGGGDYSVSEAVSNISSPDYHDDDIVGLRDCVMEISDHSDSDSTLLVSEPRQRHVRVHNSNSMGSGNSDGSDHRIVIQVKGPDKDRHRQSDSMSTLKEDSDSYQVSNDVLQDLEHEEDGFREISNNKSSPLSSEDESDVESLHSFHYSPKAVDMPSAIRLAKRLYSLDGFKKSDVSRHLSKNNDFSRAVAEEYLKYFDFEKDTLDIALRKFLKQFSLTGETQERERVLVHFSKRYLDCNPGSFNSQDAVHTLTCAIMLLNTDIHGQNIGRKMTCNEFIENLAGLNECENFPRDVLKQLYHAIKNYPLEWALDEEPEERNSVQVQPRSTDSGNIGGNPFLEIPVMANAVEYKKGYVMRKCCYEANAKRTPFHKRSWKMFYCTLRDLVLYLHKDENGFRKNQMGDNLHNAIRIHHALATKASDYTKKQYVFRLQTADQAEYLFQTSDSKELQSWIDTINFVSASFSAPPLEAAVGSQKKFQRPLLPCSHTKLSLREQLADHEERVMRLGAMLDDHRKSPPEKGSKSQVIQNYKEKETYLTYELKRYKTYSLMLRSKMSHYPELTVSLAENSIGEADETLAGAIGPSVCLLDETGGGVVAPPLPDRPSPTVNRDRKESE; this comes from the exons GTAGAAGTTGGAGatgtaattttaaaagttaacgAAACCGATGTGATACGATTTAGTACGAAAGAAG TTCTCAAATGTCTGCGATTATCTTCAGACCCAGTTACGTTGAAAATTAAACGAG atCCAAAAATCAAAGCGACGGTCCACAAACATCTTTGCGATATAGAAAAAACCTCTAAACTACCCGCTGTTCACACTactaacataacctcactttctAATTCTAAGAAACCAGAACCGGCAGTTCATAAg ACACAAAATGCTTTGATACGACATGGTTCAACAACAAATGGTAGCTGTGCGGAACAAGAACCTCTCCTTCATCAAGACCATCACGAAGAAGATCAACTGCGACCGTTTGAGAGCGAACAAAATGAACGATTACAATGGCAACCATTGGCTGCATACACCAATGAATTCATTAACAAATCGAAGACACATGGACAACCGAAATTCGAGGCATATATGATGACCGGTgaacatattttgaatatatcgAGAATGCCGCAGACTACAACCATTGTACCTAAGCAACAGAAGAAG ATGGAGAATCTGAGATATCACAATAGTCACGCCCATCATCTAAGGCATCAACAGCATACCTCGGTACCAAACAGTCCCAACGAATCAGATTTGGGACGTAACGCTACTAAAACTGGTCCAAATTCAGCTTCTACTTCCCCTATTAGTGCCAACAAAAGAGATCAACATCAACCGTCTCCCGTTGATTCTTACAATTACGTAAGAACAAGTAGATCAGAG GACCAACTTCAAGGTCAAAACGATCTTTACAACGTGAGCGTCGCCAATTCGGAAGCAGACGAAGATGTTACGAGCTCTCTGAACACGTTACTCGACACACGACCCGATTCCGCAACGGGGAATTGTAACAGCGACAGCGATCGCATCGTTTGGACTTACAATGCACCGATTTCCGATCAACACAAATTCGCTCATGCGCTATCGAACGGAAGTAGTTCTTCGCATAGCAACGCTTCTCCGACATCTTCGAGTCCGTTACATTCTACCGGATCTCCCGCTTCGCCTACTTCAGTGTCTTCCTCTGTGATGTCCAGCCATTCAGGTATTtcag gatCAAAACGAACTCCATACGGTCTTTCTAATGGACCTACGGGACAACTACCGGGAGGCGGCGATTACAGTGTTTCAGAAGCGGTATCGAATATTTCCAGTCCCGATTATCATGACGATGATATAGTCGGTTTACGAGATTGCGTTATGGAAATTAGTGATCATAGTGATAGTGACAGTACTTTGTTAGTGTCAGAACCTCGACAGAGGCATGTTAGAGTACATAACAGTAATTCGATGGGTAGTGGTAATTCGGACGGTAGTGATCATCGAATTGTGATACAAGTGAAAGGACCCGATAAGGATAGACATAGACAGAGTGATAGTATGTCGACGTTGAAAGAAGATAGCGATAGTTATCAG gTATCGAATGATGTATTACAAGATTTAGAACACGAAGAAGACGGTTTTCGGGAGATATCTAATAATAAATCGTCTCCGTTATCTTCGGAAGATGAAAGTGATGTAGAAAGTCTTCATAGTTTTCACTATTCACCTAAAGCGGTCGATATGCCTTCCGCTATCAGACTTGCGAAAAGGTTGTATAGTCTCGATGGTTTTAAGAAATCTGACGTTTCTAGACATCTTAGTAAAAA taacGATTTTAGTAGAGCAGTGGCAGAAGAATAcctgaaatattttgacttcgAAAAAGATACCTTAGATATAGCTTTAAGAAAGTTCCTGAAGCAATTCTCTCTCACCGGCGAAACTCAAGAGAGGGAACGAGTTCTTGTTCATTTTTCCAAGAGATATTTAGACTGTAATCCCGGATCTTTCAATTCTCAAG ATGCCGTACACACTTTAACTTGTGCCATTATGTTGCTCAACACAGATATACACGGCCAAAATATAGGAAGGAAAATGACTTGTAACgaattcatagaaaatttaGCTGGTTTAAACGAGTGCGAAAATTTCCCGAGGgatgttttaaaacaattgtaTCACGCGATCAAAAATTATCCTCTGGAATGGGCGTT GGATGAAGAACCCGAAGAAAGAAATAGTGTACAAGTTCAACCCAGAAGTACGGATAGCGGTAACATTGGAGGTAATCCTTTCCTTGAGATACCAGTTATGGCTAATGCCGTTGAATACAAGAAAGGATATGTCATGAGGAAATGTTGTTACGAAGCTAACGCCAAAAGAA CACCGTTTCACAAACGTAGCTGGAAGATGTTTTATTGCACACTCCGAGACCTGGTGCTGTATTTACACAAGGACGAAAACGGCTTCAGGAAGAATCAGATGGGGGATAATTTACATAACGCCATCAGGATACATCATGCGTTGGCTACCAAGGCTTCGGATTATACCAAAAAACAGTACGTCTTTAGATTACAGACTGCAGATCAAGCGGAATATCTCTTTCAAACTAg TGATTCAAAGGAATTGCAATCTTGGATAGACACGATCAATTTCGTGAGTGCGAGTTTTTCAGCGCCGCCATTGGAAGCAGCCGTTGGTTCTCAGAAGAAATTCCAGAGGCCGTTGCTACCATGCAGTCACACTAAATTATCTTTG aGAGAACAACTAGCGGATCATGAGGAGAGAGTAATGAGACTGGGAGCTATGTTGGATGATCATCGGAAATCTCCACCAGAAAAAGGATCAAAATCACAAGTCATACAAAACTATAAGGAAAAGGAAACTTATCTAACTTATGAG TTGAAACGGTATAAGACTTATAGTTTGATGTTGCGTTCAAAGATGTCGCATTATCCGGAACTGACGGTCAGTTTGGCGGAAAACTCTATCGGCGAAGCGGACGAAACGCTGGCGGGCGCGATTGGACCATCTGTTTGCTTGTTGGACGAGACGGGAGGTGGCGTCGTGGCGCCCCCATTACCGGATCGCCCTTCTCCCACTGTGAATAG GGATAGGAAAGAATCCGAATAA